From a single Nostoc sp. MS1 genomic region:
- a CDS encoding serine/threonine-protein kinase codes for MARSLHQPGDVIVDPTKQPVSDRYRIVIILGEGNSSITYAAEDITQSGVTVAIKVISLQQAQDWKVVELFEREAQVLAKLQHRGIPRYLNYFHLDTASDRRFYIVQELAPGKSLAAWVEQGWRGDEATLKQIARQILAILVYLQRLYPPVIHRDIKPHNIIRHEDGSLYLVDFGAVRDTYYSTLMRGSTVVGTYGYMAPEQFLGQAVPATDLYGLGATLLYLLTHKSPAELPQNALSVDFREHIQVSDAFGEWLEKLLEPDVKDRFPTAEAALLALRQPAKPLQTTQLSPRNALIALVIGTLAAVWLGNSFKWKVLSSFGLSPRGVCDDVNVLQNYLQQGGNPNLRVKHYRFLSWRGGSQWPLLFCVSSLANAELLLKHGADPNIRESYEPILFKTVLDNSLDFMKLLLKYGASPNIRVYSESNRGRSHEEAPILHYMIYRNQPEFAELLINSNGINVNEQDSYGYTPLDLAIKFRMVKIGLMLLEKGATLNKESNPQLLREWQQELEKRKSQ; via the coding sequence ATGGCTCGGTCATTGCATCAACCAGGTGATGTAATCGTTGATCCTACCAAACAACCTGTGAGCGATCGCTATCGGATTGTCATAATCTTAGGCGAAGGCAATAGCAGTATTACTTATGCGGCGGAAGACATAACACAGTCTGGTGTCACCGTGGCAATTAAAGTCATTTCTCTCCAGCAAGCACAAGACTGGAAAGTTGTGGAGTTGTTTGAGCGGGAGGCGCAAGTACTAGCAAAACTCCAGCATCGGGGAATACCGCGTTATCTTAATTATTTTCACCTCGATACCGCAAGCGATCGCCGTTTTTACATTGTGCAAGAATTAGCGCCAGGAAAATCTTTGGCTGCATGGGTAGAACAGGGATGGCGCGGCGATGAAGCAACGCTCAAACAAATAGCGCGGCAGATATTAGCGATTCTAGTTTATTTGCAACGCTTATACCCGCCAGTCATTCATCGTGATATTAAACCACACAATATTATTCGTCATGAGGATGGCTCACTGTATTTAGTTGACTTTGGTGCAGTGCGAGATACTTACTACAGTACCTTAATGCGGGGTAGTACTGTTGTGGGAACTTATGGTTATATGGCTCCCGAACAGTTTCTTGGACAAGCTGTCCCAGCAACAGACTTGTATGGATTGGGAGCTACATTATTATATTTATTGACTCACAAATCGCCAGCAGAGTTACCTCAGAATGCTTTGTCTGTAGATTTTCGGGAGCATATTCAAGTTTCTGATGCTTTTGGGGAGTGGTTAGAAAAACTTTTAGAACCTGATGTGAAGGATCGCTTTCCTACCGCCGAAGCAGCTTTGTTAGCCTTAAGACAACCAGCAAAACCCTTACAAACAACTCAACTCTCCCCCCGTAATGCTCTCATCGCCTTAGTTATCGGTACACTGGCGGCAGTTTGGCTAGGTAACTCTTTTAAATGGAAAGTATTGAGTTCCTTTGGCTTGTCACCAAGGGGTGTATGTGACGATGTAAATGTTTTGCAAAACTACCTCCAGCAAGGCGGAAACCCTAACCTCCGCGTCAAACATTATCGATTTTTAAGTTGGCGTGGGGGTAGTCAATGGCCTTTGTTATTTTGTGTTTCTTCCCTTGCCAATGCAGAACTACTACTTAAACACGGTGCTGATCCCAACATTAGAGAGTCCTATGAACCAATCTTGTTTAAAACAGTACTTGATAATAGCTTGGATTTCATGAAATTGCTGTTGAAATACGGTGCAAGTCCCAATATTAGAGTTTACAGTGAAAGCAATCGGGGGCGATCGCACGAAGAAGCACCGATACTTCATTACATGATTTATAGAAATCAACCGGAATTTGCTGAACTTTTAATCAACAGTAATGGCATTAATGTCAACGAGCAAGATAGTTATGGTTACACACCTTTAGATTTGGCAATCAAGTTTCGTATGGTCAAGATAGGTCTGATGCTATTAGAAAAAGGTGC